A window of the Roseburia sp. 831b genome harbors these coding sequences:
- the upp gene encoding uracil phosphoribosyltransferase, whose protein sequence is MSKVVVMDHPLIQHKIGIIRRKETGSKDFRTLVSEIAMLMCYEATRDLQLSDVEIETPICTTTVKELKGKKLAVVPILRAGLGMVDGMLAMIPAAKVGHIGLYRDPETLEPVEYYCKLPEDCANREVFVVDPMLATGGSSAAAIQMLKDKGVQHIRLMCIIAAPEGVKKMQEAHPDVDVYIGALDDHLNEHGYIVPGLGDAGDRIFGTK, encoded by the coding sequence ATGTCAAAAGTAGTCGTTATGGATCACCCATTGATTCAGCACAAAATTGGAATTATCAGAAGAAAGGAAACAGGTTCCAAAGATTTCCGTACTTTGGTAAGCGAGATTGCAATGCTGATGTGCTATGAAGCAACAAGAGATTTGCAGTTATCAGATGTTGAGATTGAGACACCAATCTGCACCACAACCGTAAAAGAATTAAAAGGTAAGAAATTAGCAGTTGTGCCAATCTTACGTGCAGGTCTTGGAATGGTAGACGGAATGCTTGCTATGATTCCGGCTGCAAAAGTGGGACATATCGGTCTTTACCGTGACCCGGAAACATTAGAGCCGGTAGAATACTACTGCAAACTTCCAGAGGATTGTGCAAACCGTGAGGTATTTGTCGTAGATCCAATGCTTGCAACAGGAGGTTCTTCTGCAGCAGCAATCCAGATGTTAAAAGACAAAGGGGTACAGCATATCCGTCTGATGTGTATTATTGCGGCTCCGGAAGGCGTAAAGAAAATGCAGGAAGCTCATCCGGATGTGGATGTTTACATCGGTGCATTAGATGACCATTTAAATGAACATGGTTATATTGTGCCAGGTCTTGGAGATGCCGGAGACAGAATTTTCGGTACAAAATAA